The Pyrenophora tritici-repentis strain M4 chromosome 3, whole genome shotgun sequence genome has a window encoding:
- a CDS encoding indoleamine 2,3-dioxygenase family protein: MLPTLPQLSDYDVSAKNGFLPDEVPLDILPDRYYQPWETIVSNFQNLILAKRLRRMVDTLPVLDTDLLLTEAEWRRAYSILGFIAHAYIWGGDRPADIVPPSISIPFLETCKHLELPPVATFAAVCLWNWRPLFQGEPTDTLGNLATQMTFTGSMDESWFYLVSVAIEARAGPVIPMMIEAIAAARRNDSNMVVQCLRSFAERLDEIGTLLERMYESCDPHVFYHRIRPFLAGSKNMADAGLPNGVMFDDGTGQQPYVQFSGGSNAQSSIIQFFDVVLGVEHRPTGEKRTDVENPALSGPSHGFIQDMRNYMPGPHRRFLEHMESIANIREYVTSNRNNRALTTAYDACLAMLRTLRDKHIQLVSRYIIIKSRETRSNSSSLSSKQASTQRVNLANTMARSGSKKLRGTGGTALIPFLKQARDETGEPAIDAWAKRLLNNGPAEFGAFLGVDDGVARPGKVSAGFNGGVEIVGLAGTWSVDDSEGGICHW; encoded by the exons ATGCTTCCTACTCTCCCCCAACTGAGCGACTACGATGTGTCGGCCAAGAATGGCTTCCTGCCTGACGAAGTACCTCTCGATATCCTGCCAGACCGATACTACCAGCCATGGGAAACTATTGTTAGCAATTTCCAAAACTTGATACTTGCCAAGCGACTGCGCCGGATGGTTGACACACTGCCTGTGCTGGACACCGACCTTCTCCTCACAGAAGCCGAATGGCGACGAGCTTACTCGATCCTGGGCTTCATTGCACACGCATACATTTGGGGAGGTGACAGGCCCGCCGAT ATTGTCCCACCGTCCATCTCAATTCCATTTCTCGAGACATGCAAGCATCTCGAGCTCCCGCCTGTCGCTACGTTTGCTGCGGTATGCTTGTGGAACTGGCGACCCCTTTTCCAGGGGGAGCCTACGGACACTCTGGGCAACCTTGCGACACAGATGACATTTACTGGTTCCATGGACGAGTCATGGTTCTATTTGGTGTCTGTAGCAATTGAGGCACGAGCCGGACCAGTCATTCCGATGATGATCGAAGCGATTGCGGCTGCTCGTCGAAACGATAGCAACATGGTCGTGCAGTGCCTGCGATCATTCGCGGAGCGATTAGATGAGATAGGCACCCTCCTAGAGCGCATGTACGAGAGCTGCGATCCACACGTGTTCTATCACCGTATCCGCCCTTTTCTTGCTGGAAGTAAGAACATGGCCGACGCTGGTCTTCCAAACGGAGTCATGTTTGACGACGGCACTGGCCAACAGCCCTACGTGCAGTTCAGTGGTGGCAGTAACGCACAGAGCTCCATCATCCAATTCTTTGACGTCGTCCTGGGAGTTGAGCATCGACCTACCGGTGAGAAGCGAACAGATGTGGAGAATCCGGCACTGTCTGGGCCGTCTCACGGATTTATCCAGGACATGCGCAATTACATGCCGGGACCTCACCGTAGATTCCTCGAACACATGGAGAGCATCGCCAATATCCGGGAGTACGTTACGTCAAACCGGAACAACCGCGCTCTGACTACGGCCTACGATGCATGCCTAGCCATGCTGCGTACTCTTCGCGACAAGCACATTCAGCTTGTCTCGCGCTACATCATCATCAAGTCGCGAGAGACACGATCCAATTCAAGTTCATTGTCGTCCAAGCAAGCCTCCACTCAGCGCGTCAACCTTGCCAATACAATGGCTCGCTCTGGTAGCAAGAAGCTTCGTGGTACAGGTGGCACGGCTTTAATTCCTTTTCTCAAGCAGGCTCGCGATGAGACTGGTGAGCCTGCCATCGATGCCTGGGCGAAGCGCCTGCTCAACAACGGACCTGCAGAGTTTGGCGCATTCCTAGGCGTCGACGATGGAGTCGCAAGACCCGGCAAAGTCTCAGCTGGTTTCAACGGCGGAGTTGAGATTGTCGGGCTTGCCGGTACCTGGAGTGTCGACGATAGCGAGGGAGGTATCTGTCACTGGTGA
- a CDS encoding CsbD multi-domain protein, with translation MSNDPTSTPQSYLDQAKGAVQSALGSITGSTADKAQGENRKETAAAEHDLSHSAAKAGPFSVTPSGGVAKDDPDRSAGSWNQNVGAAKEAVGGFVGAEGLKQEGIQQNKEGKGQEAAGQVNDLGKGVADRVGGTIGGAVAGLTGNAAQKAEAEKQHDEGKARQRGVEVDLQKQAEADRT, from the exons ATGTCCAACGACCCAACTTCCACTCCTCAGTCCTACCTAGACCAGGCCAAGGGCGCCGTACAAAGCGCACTTGGTTCCATCACCGGCAGCACCGCCGACAAG GCCCAAGGCGAAAACCGCAAGGAAACCGCCGCCGCCGAACATGACCTCTCCCACTCCGCTGCCAAAGCCGGTCCCTTCTCCGTGACCCCCTCAGGCGGTGTCGCAAAAGACGACCCAGACCGCAGCGCGGGCTCCTGGAACCAAAACGTCGGTGCTGCCAAAGAAGCCGTCGGCGGTTTCGTCGGCGCAGAGGGCCTCAAGCAAGAAGGTATCCAGCAGAACAAGGAGGGTAAGGGCCAGGAGGCTGCAGGCCAGGTGAATGATCTAGGCAAAGGTGTTGCGGATCGTGTGGGAGGTACGATTGGGGGTGCTGTTGCGGGTCTGACGGGAAATGCGGCGCAGAAGGCGGAGGCGGAGAAGCAGCATGATGAGGGCAAGGCGAGGCAGAGGGGGGTGGAGGTTGATTTGCAGAAGCAAGCTGAGGCGGACAGGACTTAG